The genomic segment TGCGCCGACACTTCCCCTCTTTGCCTATACGGCGGTAGGTTGGCTCGATGATCGCTTTTGGGTAGCTGCCTTTCGAAGTGACCCCGACACTCGTCAAGATTTTGAAAATGTCAAGCAGGTTACTCTTGAGAAAAAAACCCAGAAAAAACTTCAGGAAAGCAGGGACAATAGGCTGATACAGCACATAGGAAAATGTTGTCTCACCTATGGATGTCCAGCTGCAAAAAATTATTTTCTGGGCAGATGGGAAGCGCCACTACCAACATCTCCTGTCTGTAATGCCCGTTGCCTTGGTTGCATATCCCTGCAAGAATCAGGTGAGTGCCCATCAACCCAAGACAGACTTTCTTTTGTCCCCACCCCTGCCGAGATAAGTGAGCTGGCCATTGCCCATATCATCGCAGCAGAGCGACCCATTGTCAGCTTTGGACAGGGATGCGAAGGTGAACCGTTGATGCAAGCAGATACCATCGGCAAGGCTATTAAACGTATCCGAGCAGCAACCCCCCTTGGTACCATTAATCTCAATAGCAACGCCAGTCTTCCCGACAGCATACAGCATTTGATAGAGTGTGGTCTTGACAGCCTGCGGGTGAGCATGAATTCAGCTCAGGAAAAATACTATAATAACTACTATCGCCCCAAGGGATACACTTTTAGCGATGTTAAACAGTCCATCGTTAATATGAAAAATGCTGGTCGATTTGTTTCGCTTAACTACTTCATATTACCTGGAATCACCGACTCAGAAGACGAGTTTAAGGCATTTTGCGCCTTCCTCCATGAAAAAGAGCCGGACTTTATTCAACTGCGAAATTTGAATATGGATCCTGAGTGGTATCTTTCTGAAATTGGCTTTGACAAAAATGCCAAAACAATGGGCATCCCAAATTGGTTAGCTGCCCTGAAAAAAGAATTCCCCAAACTTCGTTTTGGTTATTTCAACCCATTTTTGCCGGAATTTTAAAAAGGCCATTTGATAATTATTGATTTTTCGTCTGTTTTACTTTACCCTAAGTGATAATTTTTATTATTAACATGATAATACTATTATTTTTAGTGTTATATAAAACAGACAAAACAATAATTTGGTTTGATTATGAATTCCCTGCCTAATATGCGCCTGACAACTCAGCGCCAGATAATCCTCGAAGAACTGGCGCGAGTTACATCTCACCCTACTGCAAACGAAGTCTATGATATGGTTAGAAAGAGGTTGCCACGCATTGGTCTTGGCACTGTCTATCGCAACCTTGAGCTGATGGCAGAAGGTGGCATCATATTAAAACTTGAGGTGGGCGGAACCCAAAAACGTTTTGACTCCACCACCACCCCCCACTACCATATTCGCTGCATCGGTTGTGGTAAGGTTGACGATATTGATGTTCCCGTCCAGACAGAGATTAACGTCAAGGCTAACGCTGCCACAAACTACACTGTTTTGAGCCACCATATCGAGTTTAGTGGTATCTGCCAGGAGTGCCAGAAGAGAGAGGCAAATTAATCTCTCCCCTGAAAAACTTCTGTCAGCGCCAGAGCAACAGTCTGATAAGGCCATGGAGGGCTCCATGGCCATTTTTCTTTTAACTACAATTCCCCAGATCTGTTAATGTGTGCTGTCGTAAAACCTCTTCAGCTGCAAGGAGAGGCCTGCCAGTTGCCGGGCAAGTTCACGATTTATCCACAGATAACCAAACCAACTGATATCACTGCCCACATCTCCCCCCCCTTCCGCCTCCGGGACAACGTGCAGCAGGGCAATATCATCCCACTCAATGATCCGCACGCTCTTGCCCTCCACACCCTCGATAAGCCCATCTAAAAGGCCTGCCAGTTGATTTTTTGCATCAACAAGACCCTCCATTTCCTCTATTTTCCTCCGCCCTTTCTGTCTACTCCAACGGGTTAAAACCAGTATCTCCACCATGGTCAAAATACGTCGTTCTATGACCAGGAGTTGCAGGAAGATCTCCTTTTGCTCAGGTCGCTCTTCTTTAACATGCTGTAACAACTTGCGCTGCTCGCCAAGACGCGCCGAGAGTGATTCAAGCAAGATGGGCTCTGCTGTACCATCCTTCATCTGCTGATTATGTTCGCAGTAGACATCTAAACATGCAGAAAGAAAACTCTTTATAGAATCGAAATAGTGGTATATCGCCCGGGAAGGCAAAAGCCAAAAGGCACAGGCAAGAGAGATAAGCGCTGACCAAAATATATTAAATGTCCGCCACAAAGCTGAAGAGAGGTCATAGGGACCGGCACCGGCAATAATAACTATTGTAAGGGCAACAATAACAGCCGCATGGGGATATTTTTTTTGGGCAAAATAGATGGCTCCGGCAACAGTGAACACAAAAGAAATATAGTGCAGCAGTTCAAATTTGACAGGTATAAGAAAAAGAGAGAGGCCCACAGCTGCACCAATGGCCGTACCCAATATTCTCTGTTTAGCAATAAAGAGTACCCCGCCGGTATAGGGCACGGTCCCCATCAAGGTTATAGGAGTGATAAGAGCCCAGGTTCCATAGGGCACCTCAGCCAAAAGGACAATGGTAAGAATGGCTGTAAAGGCCACCAGTACGCGAAATACTCGCAACCAATTATGATATTTTATGATGAAGTGTTCATAATGATTCGACATAAGAGTCCTTTCCCATCACCCAGATCAATTTTCAGGAAAATGTACCCACCACTCTCCTGCAAAAAACATCGCCCTGTCAATTCTATCAGGGAGGGAACAAAAACGACAAGACAAAAAAAGGGAGCATGGAATGAATCCATGCCCCCTTTTTTAACTACCTGCCCTATGCTTACCAGTCTTTATGCAAAAATCACCTTAACAAAACGGCGCTTGCCAACCTTAATAAGCACCTCTCCTTCGGGAGAGATGAGCATGCTCTCATCAACGGCTTTCTCTCCGTCCAGGGAAACAGCACCCTGTTTAATCATACGGCGTCCCTCGGAGGTAGACTTCACCATCTCTGCATCGGCGAGCAACTTAGGCAACCAGATAGGCTCGTCCAAGCTCACCTGATACTCCGGCAAATCTTCCGGAATTCCACCTTTTTTAAAGACATTCTCAAAATTCTGTTCGGCGGCAATAGCTGCCTCCTCACTATGATAACGAGCTGTAAGCTCCCGAGCCAACTGCTTCTTAACCTCTTTAGGATGCAGGGTCCCTGCTTCCATTTGAGCACGAAGATCCGCAATTTCAGCCGTCGTCAAATCACTTAAGAGCTCATAATAACGAAACATAAGATCATCGGATACCGAGAGGACCTTGCCATAAATAGAATCGGCGTCCTCGGTAATACCAATATAATTACCAAGAGATTTACTCATCTTGTTGACCCCGTCAAGACCTTCAAGCAGGGGTAGGGTGAGGACAACCTGTGGCGCTTGGCCCCTTGATCGTTGCAGGTCACGGCCCATGAGCACATTAAAGCGCTGATCGGTACCACCAATCTCAACATCTGCCTCCAGGGCAACAGAGTCATATCCCTGAATAAGTGGGTACATGAACTCATGAATGGAAATCGGCTTACCTGATTCATAACGGTTTTTAAAATCTTCTCGCTCAAGCATTCTGGCAACAGTCAGCTCCGAGGCAAGTTGAATCATTTCATGGGCGGTCAACTTACTCAGCCAAGTACTGTTAAAAGCCACGGTGGTCTTTTCTGGATCAAGAATCTTAAAAACCTGCTTCTTGTAGGTCTCGGCGTTTTCAGCAACCTGTTCGACGGTCAGAGCCTTACGAGTCTCTGACTTGCCTGTGGGATCGCCAATCATACCGGTAAAGTCACCAATCAAAAAGATAACCTGATGCCCGAGATCCTGAAATTGCTTTAATTTCTGCAGGAGCACAGTATGACCAAGATGAAGATCCGGGGCAGTTGGATCAAAGCCGGCCTTTACCTTTAGGGGAATACCGGTCTCAGCTGATTTTTTGAGCTTTTTCACCAGTTCATCACGGGAAATACAGTCAACACATCCCCGTTCTATCAATTCTATCTGTTCTTCAAGAGAAGGCATATCCACACTCTACTTTTTTTTTATCTGTAAGCCAGGGAGGCGCAGGGTCTGCCCTCCCCATCCTTTATTTTGCGTACTCTACCGACCTTGTCTCACGAATAACTGTGACACGAATCTGACCTGGATAGGTAAGTTTTTCTTCAATACTTGCAGCAATATTCCTACTCAAAAGCGTCGCCTCGGCATCACTTATCTTTTGAGCATCTGCAATAATACGCAAATCACGACCCGCCTGAATTGCATAGGATTTATCTACCCCAGGAAATTTATTAGCTATCGCCTCTAGGTCTTCTAAACGCTTAACATAACTTTGAAGCATCTCTTTACGAGCGCCGGGACGGGCGCCAGAAAGTGCATCCGCTGCCTGAACCAGGATATCCAAAACACTCTTGGGAGGTTGATCGGCATGGTGAGCACCAATTGCATAGACAATCTCATCAGGCTCGCCATATTTCTTAGCCAGATCCCGACCAATAACAGCATGGGACCCCTCAACCTCATGATCAACAGCCTTGCCGATATCATGCAACAGCCCAGCCCGCTTAGCCATTTTCACATCAATACCCAACTCGGCTGCCATGATGCCACAGAGAAAGGCCACCTCAAGAGAGTGTTGTAAGACGTTTTGCCCATAACTGGTACGGTAACGCAAACGGCCAAGAAGTTTGATCAACTCTACGTGGACGCCATGAGCACCAACATCAAACGTTGCCTGCTCACCAGCCTCACACATAACTTCATCAAGCTCTTTCGACACCTTCTCAACAACCTCTTCAATTCTACCTGGATGAATACGACCATCACTGATTAGTTGAATGAGAGCAAGACGGGCAACTTCACGACGGACAGGATTGAAGCCGGAAAGAATAACAGCCTCCGGAGT from the Desulfotalea psychrophila LSv54 genome contains:
- a CDS encoding radical SAM protein, which codes for MIHPHTLPNLVFADENGEITDFDDLKMVGMSNGQFYKPRLEDIIPLPEGSELFALPGRLPIAWEPDEGEPVLLEANPYTPEEGLQAVAAFMSPAHTSIYTSAYQTEEGAPTLPLFAYTAVGWLDDRFWVAAFRSDPDTRQDFENVKQVTLEKKTQKKLQESRDNRLIQHIGKCCLTYGCPAAKNYFLGRWEAPLPTSPVCNARCLGCISLQESGECPSTQDRLSFVPTPAEISELAIAHIIAAERPIVSFGQGCEGEPLMQADTIGKAIKRIRAATPLGTINLNSNASLPDSIQHLIECGLDSLRVSMNSAQEKYYNNYYRPKGYTFSDVKQSIVNMKNAGRFVSLNYFILPGITDSEDEFKAFCAFLHEKEPDFIQLRNLNMDPEWYLSEIGFDKNAKTMGIPNWLAALKKEFPKLRFGYFNPFLPEF
- a CDS encoding Fur family transcriptional regulator; translation: MNSLPNMRLTTQRQIILEELARVTSHPTANEVYDMVRKRLPRIGLGTVYRNLELMAEGGIILKLEVGGTQKRFDSTTTPHYHIRCIGCGKVDDIDVPVQTEINVKANAATNYTVLSHHIEFSGICQECQKREAN
- a CDS encoding FUSC family protein; protein product: MSNHYEHFIIKYHNWLRVFRVLVAFTAILTIVLLAEVPYGTWALITPITLMGTVPYTGGVLFIAKQRILGTAIGAAVGLSLFLIPVKFELLHYISFVFTVAGAIYFAQKKYPHAAVIVALTIVIIAGAGPYDLSSALWRTFNIFWSALISLACAFWLLPSRAIYHYFDSIKSFLSACLDVYCEHNQQMKDGTAEPILLESLSARLGEQRKLLQHVKEERPEQKEIFLQLLVIERRILTMVEILVLTRWSRQKGRRKIEEMEGLVDAKNQLAGLLDGLIEGVEGKSVRIIEWDDIALLHVVPEAEGGGDVGSDISWFGYLWINRELARQLAGLSLQLKRFYDSTH
- the tyrS gene encoding tyrosine--tRNA ligase, encoding MPSLEEQIELIERGCVDCISRDELVKKLKKSAETGIPLKVKAGFDPTAPDLHLGHTVLLQKLKQFQDLGHQVIFLIGDFTGMIGDPTGKSETRKALTVEQVAENAETYKKQVFKILDPEKTTVAFNSTWLSKLTAHEMIQLASELTVARMLEREDFKNRYESGKPISIHEFMYPLIQGYDSVALEADVEIGGTDQRFNVLMGRDLQRSRGQAPQVVLTLPLLEGLDGVNKMSKSLGNYIGITEDADSIYGKVLSVSDDLMFRYYELLSDLTTAEIADLRAQMEAGTLHPKEVKKQLARELTARYHSEEAAIAAEQNFENVFKKGGIPEDLPEYQVSLDEPIWLPKLLADAEMVKSTSEGRRMIKQGAVSLDGEKAVDESMLISPEGEVLIKVGKRRFVKVIFA
- the rny gene encoding ribonuclease Y, yielding MFFIEHPFVYLGLDLIVGCLIGFFLRKQLVERQQQNIQAQSKQIIENAIIDAEQLKKEALLQSKEEVYQIKQSLEAEVKLERDDLKDEHRQLKKQRDNIKRENERFEKRQSRHVVAEKALERRLREVDVKHEEADNEILKQRDELARIAGITQDEAKKLLMESIESEAQMDAAKRLSKIENEMKLEADRKARSILALAICRYAGDYVADKTVSMVPLPSDEMKGRIIGREGRNIRAIEAATGIDIIIDDTPEAVILSGFNPVRREVARLALIQLISDGRIHPGRIEEVVEKVSKELDEVMCEAGEQATFDVGAHGVHVELIKLLGRLRYRTSYGQNVLQHSLEVAFLCGIMAAELGIDVKMAKRAGLLHDIGKAVDHEVEGSHAVIGRDLAKKYGEPDEIVYAIGAHHADQPPKSVLDILVQAADALSGARPGARKEMLQSYVKRLEDLEAIANKFPGVDKSYAIQAGRDLRIIADAQKISDAEATLLSRNIAASIEEKLTYPGQIRVTVIRETRSVEYAK